A genomic stretch from Camelus ferus isolate YT-003-E chromosome 17, BCGSAC_Cfer_1.0, whole genome shotgun sequence includes:
- the GNL3 gene encoding guanine nucleotide-binding protein-like 3 yields MKRPKLKKASKRMTCHKRYKIQKKVREHHRKLRKEAKKRGRKKPRKDPGVPNSAPFKEALLREAELRKQRLEELKQQQKLDRQKEQDKKRKLGTNPGVELSNEELVKEEFGQSKAKKAKSSKQNPKKLYCQELKKVIEASDVVLEVLDARDPLGCRCPQVEAAIVEGGQKKLVLVLNKSDLVPKDNLENWLIYLKKELPTVVFKASTKLKDKGKRIKVGKKAAPFKSEVCVGKEGLWKLLRGFQETYGKAIHVGVIGFPNVGKSSIINSLKQERICHVGVSMGLTRCMQVIPLDKQITIIDSPSFIVSPLNSAPALALRSPASIEVVKPVEAASAILSHADSRQVVLKFTVPDFKNSLEFFTSFAQRRGLHQKGGSPNVEAAAKLLWSEWTGATLGYYCHPPTPWTPSPHFNENIMINMKWGFNLEELEKNNARSIQAIKGPRLASSILFQSSGLTNGIIEEKDISEELPKQKERKQEEEEDFEDVDTDQESVDEEGDEKSSDMSPAEEACEALPECQADEQSAQSFVLDKITEEEDDAYDFSTDYV; encoded by the exons ATGAAGCGGCCAA AGTTAAAGAAAGCAAGTAAACGTATGACCTGCCATAAGCGGTATAAAATCCAAAAAAAG GTTCGAGAGCACCATCGAAAATTGAGGAAAGAGGCGAAAAAACGGGGTCGAAAGAAGCCTAGGAAAGACCCTGGAGTTCCAAACAGTGCTCCGTTTAAGGAGGCTCTTCTTAGGGAAGCTGAGCTGAGGAAACAGCGG CTTGAAGAACTGAAACAGCAGCAGAAACTTgacaggcagaaggaacaggacaagaaaagaaaacttggaacTAACCCTGGTGTGGAGCTATCTAATGAGGAACTGGTGAAAGAG GAATTTGGGCAGAGCAAAGCTAAGAAAGCCAAGTCCAGCAAACAGAATCCGAAGAAGTTGTATTGTCAGGAACTTAAAAAG GTGATTGAGGCCTCAGATGTTGTGCTGGAGGTGTTGGATGCCAGAGATCCCCTTGGTTGCAGATGTCCCCAGGTAGAAGCCGCCATTGTCGAGGGTGGACAGAAAAAGCTGGTACTTGTATTAAATAAGTCAG ATCTGGTTCCAAAGGATAATCTGGAGAACTGgcttatttatttgaagaaagaattGCCAACAGTGGTGTTCAAAGCCTCAACAAAGCTGAAGGACAAAGGGAAGAGAATCAAG GTAGGGAAGAAAGCTGCTCCATTCAAAAGTGAAGTCTGTGTTGGGAAAGAAGGCCTTTGGAAACTTCTTCGAGGTTTTCAGGAGACTTACGGCAAAGCCATTCACGTTGGGGTAATTG GTTTTCCAAATGTGGGGAAAAGCAGCATCATCAATAGCTTAAAACAAGAACGTATATGTCATGTTGGTGTATCCATGGGGCTTACAAG GTGTATGCAGGTTATTCCCTTGGACAAACAAATCACAATCATAGATAGTCCAAGTTTCATTGTGTCTCCACTTAACTCTGCTCCTGCACTTGCTCTGAGAAGTCCAGCAAGTATTGAGGTAGTAAAACCAGTGGAGGCTGCTAGTGCGATACTGTCCCATGCTGATTCTCGACAG gtagTACTGAAATTTACTGTTCCAGATTTTAAGAATTCTCTGGaattttttacttcatttgcTCAGAGAAGAGGACTGCACCAAAAGGGTGGAAGCCCAAATGTAGAAGCTGCTGCCAAACTGCTGTGGTCTGAGTGGACAGG TGCCACCTTAGGTTACTATTGCCATCCCCCTACACCCTGGACTCCTTCTCCACATTTTAATGAGAACATTATGATAAACATGAAATGGGGCTTTAATCTGGAAGAACTGGAAAAGAATAATGCACGTAGCATACAAG CCATCAAGGGCCCTCGGTTAGCCAGCAGCATCCTTTTCCAGTCTTCAGGTCTGACAAATGGAATAATAGAGGAAAAGGATATATCTGAAGAACTGCcgaaacagaaggaaaggaagcaggaggaagaggaagacttTGAAGATGTCGACACTGATCAGGAAAGTGTTGATGAAGAAGGTGAT GAGAAGAGCTCAGATATGTCCCCTGCCGAAGAGGCCTGTGAGGCACTGCCTGAGTGTCAGGCAG ATGAGCAGTCTGCACAGTCTTTTGTCTTGGATAAAATAACTGAAGAGGAAGATGATGCTTATGACTTCAGTACAGACTATGTATAA
- the SPCS1 gene encoding signal peptidase complex subunit 1 codes for MLEHLTSLPTQMDYKGQKLAEQMFQGIILFSAVVGFIYGYVAEQFGWTVYIVMAGFAFSCLLTLPPWPIYRRHPLKWLPVQDSGTEDKKPGERKIKRHAKNN; via the exons ATGCTGGAGCATCTAACCTCGCTGCCTACGCAAATG gaTTACAAGGGCCAGAAGCTAGCTGAACAGATGTTTCAgggaattattcttttttctgca GTAGTTGGATTTATCTACGGATACGTGGCTGAACAGTTCGGGTGGACTGTCTATATAGTTATGGCAGGATTTGCTTTTTCGTGTTTG CTGACACTTCCTCCATGGCCCATTTATCGCCGGCACCCCCTCAAGTGGTTACCTGTTCAAGACTCAGGCACAGAAGACAAGaaaccaggagaaagaaaaattaagaggcATGCTAAAAATAATTGA
- the GLT8D1 gene encoding glycosyltransferase 8 domain-containing protein 1 has product MSFRKVNIVILVLAVALFLLVLHHNFLGLSSLLRNEVSDSGIVGLQPVDFIPNAPEQAVDGRQEEIPVVIAASEDRLGGAIAAINSIQHNTRSNVIFYIVTLNSTADHLRSWLSSSTLKSIRYKIVNFDTKLLEGKVKKDPDEGESIKPLTFARFYLPILVPGAKKAIYMDDDVIVQGDILALYNTPLKPGHAAAFSEDCDSTSTKVVIRGAGNQYNYIGYLDYKKERIRKLSMKASTCSFNPGVFVANLTEWKKQNITNQLEKWMKLNVEEGLYSRTLAGSITTPPLLIVFYQQHSTIDPMWNVRHLGSSAGKRYSPQFVKAAKLLHWNGHFKPWGRTASYTDVWEKWYIPDPTGKFSLIRRHVEISNIK; this is encoded by the exons atgTCATTCCGTAAAG TAAACATTGTCATCCTAGTCCTGGCTGTTGCTCTCTTCTTGCTGGTTTTGCACCATAACTTCCTTGGCCTGAGCAGCCTGCTGAGGAATGAAGTTTCAG ATTCAGGAATTGTGGGGCTTCAGCCTGTAGACTTTATCCCAAATGCTCCCGAACAAGCAGTGGATGGGAGACAAGAGGAGATTCCTGTGGTCATTGCAGCATCTGAAGATAGGCTCGGGGGGGCCATTGCAGCCATAAACAGCATTCAACACAACACTCGCTCCAATGTGATCTTCTACATTGTTACGCTCAACAGTACAGCAGACCATCTCCG GTCCTGGCTCAGCAGCAGTACCCTGAAAAGCATCAGGTACAAAATTGTGAATTTTGACACTAAGCTTTTGGAAGGGAAAGTAAAGAAGGATCCTGACGAGGGGGAATCCATTAAACCA TTAACCTTTGCAAGGTTCTACTTGCCAATTCTGGTTCCCGGTGCAAAGAAGGCCATATACATGGATGACGATGTAATTGTGCAAG GTGATATCCTTGCCCTATACAATACACCACTGAAGCCAGGACATGCAGCTGCATTTTCAGAAGACTGTGATTCAACCTCTACTAAAGTTGTCATCCGTGGAGCAGGGAACCAG TACAATTACATTGGATATCTTgactataaaaaggaaagaattcgTAAGCTTTCCATGAAAGCGAGCACCTGCTCATTTAATCCTGGAGTTTTTGTTGCAAACTTGACAGAAtggaaaaaacagaatataacTAACCAGCTGGAAAAATGGATGAAACTCAATGTAGA AGAAGGATTGTATAGCAGAACACTGGCTGGCAGCATCACAACACCACCTCTGCTGATCGTATTTTATCAACAGCATTCCACCATCGACCCTATGTGGAATGTTCGCCATCTGG GTTCCAGCGCTGGAAAACGATATTCTCCCCAGTTTGTAAAGGCTGCCAAGTTACTCCATTGGAATGGGCACTTTAAGCCATGGGGAAGAACTGCTTCGTATACTGATGTCTGGGAAAAATGGTATATTCCGGACCCAACAGGTAAATTCAGCCTAATCCGAAGACATGTGGAGATCtcaaatataaagtaa